A genome region from Marinobacter panjinensis includes the following:
- a CDS encoding UPF0149 family protein, which yields MSETDTSNARAVAFERWANVFSAHKAFSHPSELHGALCGRLAAGSRIDQGDWLAMVCEHMGLPPTATEESDELREFMGSAYDQTLELMKATDMSFQPLLPDDDYAIEQRLEALTSWVRGFLEGMALSAGESLGEAPDEIRELIEDMVAISQVADDDEPDEESEQQLMEIVEYVRLGALAVFTEFNPPEKPSPKTPTLH from the coding sequence ATGTCCGAAACCGACACCTCCAACGCCCGCGCCGTTGCTTTCGAGCGCTGGGCAAATGTGTTCAGCGCCCACAAGGCCTTCAGCCACCCCTCGGAACTCCACGGTGCTCTTTGTGGCCGACTGGCCGCCGGCTCGCGTATAGACCAAGGAGACTGGCTGGCAATGGTCTGCGAACACATGGGTCTGCCGCCCACTGCAACGGAAGAGTCAGATGAGCTCCGGGAGTTCATGGGGTCTGCCTACGACCAGACCCTGGAACTTATGAAAGCCACCGATATGAGCTTTCAGCCACTGTTGCCGGATGATGACTATGCCATTGAGCAACGCCTGGAAGCACTGACCTCATGGGTCCGTGGCTTCCTCGAGGGTATGGCGCTGTCGGCGGGCGAATCCCTGGGGGAAGCGCCGGACGAAATTCGCGAGCTGATTGAAGACATGGTCGCCATCAGCCAGGTCGCCGACGATGACGAACCGGATGAAGAGAGCGAACAGCAGCTGATGGAAATCGTCGAATACGTGCGGCTGGGTGCGCTTGCGGTGTTTACCGAATTCAATCCGCCGGAAAAGCCGTCCCCGAAAACACCGACGCTGCACTGA
- a CDS encoding DUF3299 domain-containing protein, with translation MVTTAGAKEAAAEIDWLELMPAEDLNLLENMPEVSHDGDGPAALPDEIMTGRVVPEMEGKSGRIPGFVVPLKTTQDMRILEFFLVPYYGACIHVPPPPPNQIIHVKYKKGFKLEALYDPVWIEGTLQIERTENDVASSSYSIVAENVTPYEEEDVY, from the coding sequence ATGGTCACGACAGCCGGCGCAAAGGAAGCCGCCGCTGAGATCGACTGGCTTGAACTGATGCCGGCAGAGGATCTCAATCTGCTGGAGAATATGCCAGAGGTGAGCCACGACGGTGACGGCCCTGCTGCCTTGCCGGACGAAATCATGACCGGCCGTGTCGTTCCGGAGATGGAAGGCAAATCCGGCCGGATTCCAGGCTTTGTGGTGCCGTTGAAAACAACCCAGGATATGCGGATTCTCGAGTTCTTCCTGGTGCCGTATTATGGCGCCTGTATCCATGTGCCGCCCCCGCCCCCGAACCAGATTATCCATGTGAAGTACAAAAAAGGCTTCAAGCTGGAGGCCCTGTATGATCCGGTATGGATTGAGGGCACCCTGCAAATCGAGAGAACCGAGAACGATGTGGCCTCGTCCTCGTATTCCATCGTTGCCGAAAACGTGACGCCCTACGAGGAAGAGGACGTCTACTGA
- a CDS encoding ABC transporter ATP-binding protein has product MPDTTSKTDLSADSSAIPRQALSISNLAFCWDKTQPPLRYPDITLHAGEHLFLRGPSGSGKSTLLSLLGGLILPDTGKLSLLGTDLARLSGGQRDRFRADHMGVIFQQFNLVPYLTTLDNVMLPCRLSPKRRARALPTPENEAESLLTALDIPQSHWHRRVTGLSVGQQQRVAAARALTGGPELILADEPTSALDSDNRDRFIELLLGLAEKKQSSVIFVSHDQSLAERFNHQIALTALDTLERAQ; this is encoded by the coding sequence ATGCCTGACACGACCAGCAAGACAGACTTGTCAGCGGATAGTTCCGCAATCCCCCGGCAAGCACTCAGCATCAGCAACCTGGCCTTTTGCTGGGACAAGACCCAGCCGCCATTACGCTACCCGGATATCACACTGCACGCTGGTGAACACCTTTTCCTTCGTGGCCCCAGTGGCAGCGGAAAGAGCACACTCCTGAGCCTGCTTGGTGGCCTGATTCTCCCCGACACCGGCAAACTGAGCCTGCTCGGAACCGACCTGGCCCGCCTGAGCGGCGGCCAGCGGGACCGGTTCAGGGCCGACCACATGGGCGTGATCTTCCAGCAGTTCAATCTTGTGCCCTACCTCACCACCCTCGACAACGTCATGCTGCCATGCCGGCTTTCCCCCAAACGCCGCGCCCGTGCCTTGCCTACTCCGGAGAACGAAGCAGAGTCCCTGCTGACCGCCCTGGACATCCCCCAGAGCCATTGGCATCGCCGGGTGACGGGGCTGAGCGTTGGCCAGCAGCAACGGGTGGCCGCAGCGCGGGCACTGACCGGTGGCCCGGAACTGATCCTGGCGGACGAGCCCACCTCCGCCCTGGACAGCGACAACCGCGATCGCTTTATCGAACTGTTACTAGGGCTGGCAGAGAAAAAGCAGTCATCCGTTATTTTTGTCAGCCACGATCAGAGCCTGGCCGAGCGATTCAACCACCAGATCGCGCTGACTGCGCTGGATACGCTGGAGAGGGCCCAATGA
- a CDS encoding ABC transporter permease encodes MTVRLAFSLAMASLWYRRKVLALVTLTLTLSITLLLGVQYLRTEVKQTFTNTISGTDLIVGARSGQLNLLMYTIFHIGDATNNIRWNTYQKLQEDQRIDWLVPLSLGDSYRGHRVVGTSEQFPEYFRYGRDQKPELVEGKWFSEVFEVVLGARVARRHGHQLGDDIILSHGGGRTSFSNHKDTPFTVAGVLAPTGTPVDQAVYVSLEGLEAIHIGWESGVAIPGRTVTPEQALERDLAPDNITAALVGIERKVLTFQVQREINEFREEPLSAILPGVALSELWRIMGQFENALLGITGFVVVTSLIGLIAVLLTLQVQRRQEVAILRATGASPLLIAALHVIECVALAIAACILAVIAGAAGIAGLSPWLLETWGIQIGLRPLNGMEWLIIASVPCAAFVVGLIPALQAWRGSRKQGLGHVAPE; translated from the coding sequence ATGACTGTGCGGTTGGCGTTTTCACTGGCGATGGCGAGTCTATGGTACCGGCGTAAGGTGCTGGCACTGGTCACCCTGACCCTGACACTCAGCATCACCCTCCTACTGGGGGTTCAGTACCTCCGTACCGAGGTCAAACAGACCTTCACCAATACCATATCCGGCACTGACCTGATTGTGGGCGCTCGCAGTGGCCAGCTGAACCTTCTGATGTACACCATTTTTCATATAGGCGACGCCACCAATAACATTCGCTGGAACACCTACCAGAAACTGCAGGAAGACCAGCGCATAGACTGGCTGGTACCCCTATCACTCGGTGACAGTTATCGCGGCCATCGGGTGGTAGGAACCAGTGAGCAGTTTCCGGAGTACTTCCGTTACGGCCGCGACCAGAAACCCGAACTGGTCGAGGGCAAGTGGTTCAGCGAAGTGTTCGAAGTGGTGCTGGGTGCCCGGGTGGCCCGCAGGCATGGTCATCAGTTGGGCGACGACATCATTCTCTCCCATGGGGGCGGCAGGACCAGCTTCTCGAACCATAAGGACACCCCATTCACAGTAGCTGGAGTGCTCGCTCCCACCGGAACGCCGGTAGACCAGGCGGTTTACGTCAGCCTGGAGGGCCTGGAAGCCATTCACATCGGCTGGGAGTCCGGTGTCGCCATTCCCGGGCGCACCGTGACCCCGGAACAGGCTCTGGAGCGCGACCTGGCGCCCGACAACATCACCGCCGCACTGGTCGGGATCGAACGCAAGGTACTGACCTTCCAGGTGCAGAGAGAAATCAATGAGTTCCGTGAGGAACCCCTGTCCGCGATTCTTCCGGGAGTCGCCCTCAGCGAGCTATGGCGCATCATGGGGCAATTCGAAAACGCCCTGCTGGGCATCACCGGCTTTGTCGTGGTCACCAGCCTGATCGGACTGATTGCGGTATTGCTGACGCTACAGGTGCAGCGCCGGCAGGAAGTCGCCATACTCCGGGCCACCGGAGCCTCGCCCCTGCTGATTGCAGCACTCCACGTGATCGAATGCGTGGCTCTGGCGATAGCGGCCTGCATACTAGCGGTGATAGCGGGCGCGGCCGGCATTGCCGGGCTCAGCCCCTGGCTGCTGGAAACCTGGGGCATTCAGATCGGCCTGCGGCCGTTGAACGGGATGGAATGGCTGATCATTGCCAGCGTACCCTGCGCTGCGTTTGTTGTAGGACTGATTCCGGCCCTTCAGGCCTGGCGTGGCAGCCGCAAACAGGGGCTGGGGCACGTGGCGCCGGAGTGA
- a CDS encoding ZrgA family zinc uptake protein, protein MPIQTSTVLKSRASRTQPFLALGCLLAACTLPAATFAADNPGAHEHGHARLQLAIEKNSIDLMLTSPAYNLAGFEHEARTNEERNRLAEIKQWLNTTPLVNVDDASCRITAAAVELGGEDTDDTHGHDHHGDDEKASHREYDVSQQLQCQGMGANREFRSALMEKFENLEELTVEWVSQSGQGSARLTPSNRAFTVSH, encoded by the coding sequence ATGCCGATTCAGACATCCACCGTGCTGAAATCAAGGGCAAGTCGAACGCAACCGTTCCTGGCCCTGGGCTGCCTGCTTGCCGCCTGCACCCTGCCGGCCGCCACTTTTGCCGCCGACAACCCCGGTGCCCACGAGCATGGCCACGCCCGGCTTCAGCTAGCGATAGAAAAGAACAGCATTGACCTGATGCTCACCTCGCCCGCCTACAATCTGGCGGGATTTGAACACGAAGCCCGCACAAACGAGGAAAGAAACCGGCTTGCGGAGATCAAACAGTGGCTGAATACCACGCCACTGGTGAATGTGGATGATGCCAGCTGTCGAATAACGGCTGCCGCTGTCGAACTCGGGGGCGAAGATACCGACGATACTCATGGCCATGACCACCACGGCGACGATGAGAAAGCGAGTCATCGGGAATACGACGTTTCCCAACAACTGCAGTGCCAGGGCATGGGCGCAAACCGGGAATTTAGGTCGGCTTTGATGGAGAAATTCGAGAACCTGGAGGAACTCACTGTCGAATGGGTGAGTCAGTCAGGTCAGGGCAGCGCCCGGCTCACGCCATCCAACCGGGCATTCACAGTCAGCCACTGA
- a CDS encoding cell division protein ZapA: MPKQPTTVEVKILDKEYLVACPEEEQNALFQAARHLDIKMREIRASGKVFGTERIAVMAALNITHDLLERDTMSSAASSILSAMDEKLDTALGETSGN, translated from the coding sequence ATGCCAAAGCAGCCGACAACCGTCGAAGTCAAGATTCTCGACAAGGAATACCTGGTCGCCTGCCCTGAAGAAGAGCAGAACGCCCTCTTTCAGGCCGCCAGGCACCTCGATATCAAAATGCGGGAGATCCGTGCCAGTGGCAAGGTCTTCGGCACCGAGCGCATTGCAGTGATGGCCGCCCTGAATATCACCCACGACCTGCTGGAGCGGGACACCATGTCCAGCGCTGCCAGCTCGATTCTCAGCGCCATGGACGAGAAGCTGGATACAGCCCTGGGCGAAACCTCCGGTAACTAA
- the ilvA gene encoding threonine ammonia-lyase, biosynthetic, which translates to MPQRYIKKILDARVYDVAIETPLTEARSLSKRFGNNILLKREDLQPVFSFKIRGAYNRIAQLSEEQKAKGVICASAGNHAQGVALAAKKLGIKAVIVMPQTTPEIKVRSVRDHGARVVLKGDAFDEAATHAQELIEKHGYTYIPPYDDPDVIAGQGTVAMEIMWQFGKPIHAIFICVGGGGLIAGMAAYIKYLRPEIKVIGVEPEDSNCLQAALKAGERVVLDEVGIFADGVAVKQIGKYPWEICKDHVDEVITVSTDEICAAIKDVFEDTRSIAEPAGALGVAGIKKYIEREQIENENLIATLSGANMNFDRLRYISERTEVGEKREAILAVTIPEKPGAFKTFINALHKRSITEFNYRYADATNATIFVGIQIQAGGHGREDLIQDLRETGYSVIDLTDSDLAKQHIRHMVGGHAPSITNEKVFQFEFPERPGALLKFLMSLGTRWNISMFHYRNHGAAYSRVLLGAQVEDDEVKDFEKMLDKVGFRYENMTDNEAYQLFLGAGNNKTS; encoded by the coding sequence ATGCCGCAACGCTACATAAAGAAAATCCTTGATGCCCGTGTCTACGACGTGGCCATCGAGACCCCGCTGACCGAGGCACGCAGCCTCTCAAAGCGCTTTGGCAACAACATTCTGCTCAAGCGCGAAGATCTTCAGCCGGTGTTTTCTTTCAAGATTCGTGGCGCCTACAACCGGATTGCGCAGCTTTCGGAGGAGCAGAAAGCAAAGGGCGTGATTTGCGCCTCTGCCGGCAACCATGCCCAGGGCGTGGCCCTGGCCGCGAAGAAGTTGGGTATCAAAGCGGTGATCGTGATGCCCCAGACCACCCCGGAAATCAAGGTACGTTCCGTGCGTGACCATGGCGCCAGGGTGGTTCTCAAGGGCGATGCCTTTGATGAAGCCGCCACTCACGCCCAGGAACTGATCGAGAAACACGGCTACACCTACATCCCGCCCTACGATGACCCGGACGTGATCGCCGGGCAGGGCACAGTGGCCATGGAAATCATGTGGCAGTTCGGTAAGCCCATCCACGCCATCTTTATCTGCGTTGGCGGTGGCGGGCTGATTGCCGGCATGGCTGCTTACATCAAGTACCTGCGCCCCGAAATCAAAGTCATCGGCGTTGAGCCGGAAGATTCCAACTGCCTGCAGGCGGCTCTGAAGGCCGGCGAGCGTGTGGTTCTGGATGAGGTGGGCATCTTCGCCGACGGTGTGGCGGTCAAGCAGATCGGCAAATACCCGTGGGAGATCTGCAAGGATCACGTGGACGAGGTAATCACCGTCTCCACCGACGAAATCTGCGCAGCCATCAAGGACGTCTTCGAGGACACCCGTTCCATTGCCGAACCGGCCGGCGCGCTGGGCGTGGCGGGTATCAAGAAGTACATCGAGCGGGAGCAGATCGAGAATGAAAACCTGATCGCCACCCTGAGCGGCGCCAACATGAACTTTGACCGCCTGAGGTACATCTCAGAGCGCACGGAAGTGGGTGAAAAGCGCGAAGCCATCCTGGCGGTGACAATCCCGGAGAAGCCGGGTGCGTTCAAGACCTTCATCAATGCCCTGCACAAACGCAGCATTACCGAGTTCAATTACCGCTACGCGGATGCCACCAATGCCACTATTTTCGTCGGCATCCAGATCCAGGCCGGTGGCCACGGCCGTGAGGACCTGATCCAGGATCTTCGTGAAACCGGCTACTCTGTGATCGACCTGACCGACAGCGACCTGGCCAAGCAGCACATCCGCCATATGGTGGGCGGACACGCGCCGAGCATCACCAATGAAAAGGTGTTCCAGTTCGAATTCCCGGAACGCCCGGGCGCCTTGCTGAAATTCCTGATGTCACTGGGCACCCGCTGGAATATCTCCATGTTCCACTACCGCAACCACGGTGCGGCCTACAGCCGTGTGCTGCTTGGAGCTCAGGTGGAAGATGACGAGGTAAAAGACTTCGAAAAAATGCTCGACAAGGTCGGTTTCCGCTACGAAAACATGACTGATAACGAGGCTTATCAGCTGTTTTTGGGTGCGGGTAACAATAAAACCTCATAG
- a CDS encoding 5-formyltetrahydrofolate cyclo-ligase, producing MTNVISPHSFEDHPDSPSRSKLRKTLRQKRRTLSVEEQQIAADQLALNLLRHPDLYRARHVAIYLPNDGEIDPQVYAHIARRRGIRFYLPVLHPVHHGRLVFSRYTDDTVLTANRFGIPEPPFHRGLRRPPWALDAVLFPLVGFDEFGGRLGMGGGFYDRTFAFTRIRPRLAPKLIGLAHECQKVSELPLEPWDIPLHSVVTDRGYYRVKAGKRG from the coding sequence TTGACCAACGTTATCTCCCCCCACTCTTTCGAAGACCACCCCGATTCACCATCACGCAGCAAACTCCGCAAGACACTCAGGCAAAAACGCCGGACTCTTTCTGTGGAAGAACAGCAGATAGCGGCCGACCAGCTTGCCCTGAACCTGCTGCGACATCCCGACCTCTACCGAGCACGCCACGTGGCCATTTACCTGCCCAACGACGGTGAAATCGACCCCCAGGTCTACGCCCACATCGCCCGCCGGAGGGGTATCCGGTTCTATCTGCCGGTTTTGCACCCGGTTCATCATGGCAGACTGGTATTCAGCCGCTACACCGACGACACAGTGCTCACAGCCAACCGATTCGGCATTCCCGAGCCTCCTTTCCACCGGGGATTAAGGCGGCCGCCATGGGCACTGGATGCGGTACTGTTTCCATTGGTAGGTTTTGACGAATTCGGTGGCAGGCTTGGAATGGGCGGGGGATTCTATGACCGCACCTTTGCGTTTACGCGCATCCGGCCACGACTGGCGCCCAAGCTGATAGGGCTGGCCCATGAGTGTCAGAAGGTATCGGAATTACCGCTGGAGCCCTGGGATATCCCCCTGCACAGTGTGGTAACGGACAGGGGATATTATCGGGTAAAAGCCGGGAAACGGGGGTGA
- the rpiA gene encoding ribose-5-phosphate isomerase RpiA → MNQDELKKAVAQAALDYIRPHLDQDSIIGVGTGSTANCFIDLLANIRNDFDGAVASSDATAERLKSHGIPVYDLNSAAPLEFYVDGADETNEHLELIKGGGGALTREKIVAAVSKTFICIADESKKVGILGEFPLPVEVVPMARSYVGREIVKLGGDPVYREGFTTDNGNIIIDIHNLDISRPIQVEEKLNNIVGIVTNGLFARRPADLLLLGTKDGVKSISREDG, encoded by the coding sequence ATGAATCAGGACGAACTGAAGAAAGCGGTCGCCCAGGCCGCACTGGACTATATCAGGCCCCATCTGGACCAGGACAGCATTATTGGCGTGGGTACCGGCAGCACTGCCAACTGTTTTATCGACCTGTTAGCCAACATACGCAATGACTTCGACGGTGCTGTTGCCAGTTCCGATGCCACGGCGGAGCGGCTGAAGAGTCACGGTATTCCGGTGTACGACCTTAACAGTGCCGCGCCGCTCGAGTTTTATGTAGATGGCGCCGATGAGACCAATGAACACCTGGAACTCATCAAGGGAGGCGGTGGCGCCCTCACCCGCGAGAAGATCGTCGCGGCGGTATCCAAGACGTTTATCTGCATTGCCGACGAGTCCAAGAAGGTGGGTATCCTGGGTGAGTTTCCGCTTCCGGTGGAGGTGGTGCCCATGGCTCGCAGCTATGTTGGTCGCGAAATAGTGAAGCTGGGCGGTGACCCGGTTTACCGCGAGGGTTTTACGACGGATAACGGCAATATCATTATCGATATCCATAACCTGGACATTTCCCGTCCGATTCAGGTTGAGGAGAAGCTGAACAACATTGTGGGCATTGTTACCAACGGCCTGTTTGCTCGTCGGCCTGCGGATTTGTTGTTGCTTGGTACCAAAGATGGCGTCAAGAGTATTTCCCGTGAGGACGGCTAA
- the ubiH gene encoding 2-octaprenyl-6-methoxyphenyl hydroxylase has translation MKQHDTDIIIAGGGLAGATLALALARTLPQLRVTVVEAFPLSPEALPESYQPSYDARSTALAWGSRLIFEELGLWRRLSEHATPIRHIHVSDRGHFGATRLNAADHRQEALGYVADNRWMGLCLMRELLQTGVVWEAPAEVTGMQPLPDGVCVTLGTKNGEQELTAQCLVVADGGRSGLREKLGFRVDEQAYDQYALIANVSTANCHHYTAYERFTDAGPMALLPHGSPTRAGNTAALVWTLNSDALEELLSLSDEDKCHRLQQRFGWRLGRFTRIGECSHYPLTLKTVDESVRPGIVLVGNAAHTLHPVAGQGFNLALRGLMALVEQFRMAAERQQALGSLAVLKSYQNRHRQDWQQTVRFSDSLIQLFGTDLPLVTTARDAGLMGLDLLPGAKRWFARQAMGLGGRRAQIRAPGTESTERSNHE, from the coding sequence GTGAAACAGCATGATACCGATATCATCATCGCCGGCGGAGGGCTGGCGGGAGCCACGCTGGCACTGGCGCTGGCGAGAACCCTGCCGCAACTGCGGGTGACCGTGGTGGAGGCGTTTCCACTGTCTCCTGAGGCGTTGCCAGAAAGCTATCAGCCCAGCTATGACGCCCGATCCACAGCGCTGGCCTGGGGCTCGCGGCTGATTTTCGAGGAACTGGGCCTCTGGCGGCGGCTTTCGGAGCACGCCACTCCCATTCGCCATATCCATGTCTCGGACCGTGGCCACTTTGGTGCTACACGGCTGAATGCAGCGGACCATCGGCAGGAAGCCCTGGGGTATGTGGCAGACAACCGCTGGATGGGTTTGTGTTTGATGCGGGAGTTGCTTCAGACCGGCGTGGTGTGGGAGGCCCCCGCCGAAGTGACGGGCATGCAGCCTTTGCCGGACGGTGTCTGCGTGACCCTTGGCACCAAAAATGGCGAACAGGAACTGACCGCGCAATGCCTGGTGGTGGCGGATGGTGGTCGCTCCGGGCTGCGCGAAAAGCTGGGGTTCCGGGTCGATGAGCAGGCGTACGACCAGTACGCGCTGATCGCCAATGTCTCTACTGCCAACTGTCATCACTACACCGCCTACGAACGCTTTACCGATGCCGGCCCGATGGCGTTGTTGCCCCATGGCTCACCAACCCGGGCGGGAAACACCGCGGCTCTGGTATGGACACTGAACAGCGATGCGCTCGAGGAGCTTTTATCCCTCAGCGATGAGGACAAGTGCCATCGCCTGCAGCAACGGTTTGGCTGGCGCCTGGGGCGCTTCACCCGCATTGGCGAATGCAGCCATTACCCGCTGACCCTGAAAACCGTGGACGAGTCGGTTCGCCCTGGCATTGTATTGGTGGGCAATGCGGCCCACACCCTGCATCCGGTGGCCGGGCAGGGCTTTAACCTGGCCCTGCGCGGGCTGATGGCCCTGGTAGAGCAGTTCCGGATGGCGGCGGAGAGGCAGCAAGCCCTGGGTAGCCTGGCGGTACTGAAAAGCTATCAGAACCGCCATCGCCAGGACTGGCAGCAAACGGTGCGGTTTTCCGATTCCCTGATTCAACTCTTCGGCACCGATCTGCCGCTGGTAACCACCGCCCGTGATGCCGGCCTGATGGGACTGGATCTTTTGCCCGGCGCCAAACGCTGGTTTGCCCGTCAGGCCATGGGACTGGGCGGTCGCCGTGCCCAGATCCGCGCGCCCGGAACCGAATCAACGGAACGCAGCAATCATGAGTGA
- the pepP gene encoding Xaa-Pro aminopeptidase has product MASLIPVKEFNDRRRRLMERMAPDSIAILPAAPERVRNRDVLHPFRQDSDFHYLTGFGEPDAVLVLIPGREHGESVLFCKERNPEKELWDGFLAGPEGAIETFGLDDAFPISDIDDILPGMIEGRSRVYYPLGKDHNFDAKVMDWVKVIRSKVRSGAHPPGEFVALEHLLHDLRLYKSAAEIKVMARAGEISCEAHKRAMKRARKGGFEYNLEAELIHTFMENGARSTAYPSIVGGGHNACILHYIENSAPLKEGDLVLIDAGCELDCYASDITRTFPVSGKFSDEQRALYEVVLAAQYAAIEQVHPGNHWDHPHQAALKVLTQGLIDLGLLKNTTVEQAIEEQAFKPFFMHRTGHWLGMDVHDVGDYKVGDAWRQLEPGMALTVEPGLYVAPDNTDVDEKWRGIGIRIEDDVVVTKEGCRVLTDTVPKTIPEIEALMAD; this is encoded by the coding sequence ATGGCCTCACTGATACCCGTCAAAGAATTCAATGATCGTCGTCGCCGGCTGATGGAACGGATGGCGCCGGACAGCATTGCCATTCTGCCTGCTGCCCCGGAGCGGGTACGTAACCGGGATGTACTGCATCCATTTCGGCAGGACAGCGATTTTCACTACCTGACCGGGTTTGGTGAGCCGGATGCCGTTCTGGTGCTGATTCCTGGCCGGGAGCATGGCGAGTCGGTGCTGTTCTGCAAGGAGCGGAACCCCGAGAAAGAACTGTGGGACGGTTTCCTGGCCGGCCCCGAAGGCGCCATTGAGACATTCGGCCTGGACGATGCCTTCCCGATCTCCGATATCGATGACATCCTGCCGGGCATGATTGAAGGCCGCAGTCGTGTTTATTACCCGCTGGGCAAGGATCACAACTTTGATGCAAAAGTCATGGACTGGGTCAAGGTTATCCGCAGCAAGGTTCGCTCCGGCGCCCACCCTCCCGGGGAGTTCGTGGCACTGGAACACCTTCTGCACGACCTGCGTCTGTACAAAAGTGCAGCGGAAATAAAGGTGATGGCCAGGGCCGGTGAAATCAGTTGCGAGGCCCACAAGCGGGCCATGAAACGTGCCCGCAAGGGCGGTTTTGAATACAACCTCGAGGCCGAACTGATCCACACCTTCATGGAAAACGGGGCCCGCTCCACGGCTTACCCGTCCATTGTCGGCGGCGGACATAACGCCTGCATACTGCACTACATCGAGAACAGCGCCCCTTTGAAGGAAGGCGATCTGGTGCTGATCGATGCCGGCTGCGAGCTGGACTGTTACGCCTCTGATATTACCCGTACCTTCCCGGTCAGCGGCAAGTTCAGTGACGAGCAGCGCGCCCTTTACGAGGTGGTGCTGGCGGCGCAGTACGCGGCCATTGAACAGGTGCATCCGGGTAATCACTGGGACCATCCTCACCAGGCCGCACTGAAGGTGCTCACCCAGGGGCTGATTGATCTCGGCCTGCTTAAAAACACCACCGTGGAGCAGGCCATCGAGGAGCAGGCGTTCAAGCCCTTCTTCATGCACCGCACCGGCCACTGGCTGGGGATGGACGTGCACGACGTAGGGGATTACAAGGTAGGCGATGCCTGGCGTCAGCTGGAACCGGGCATGGCGCTGACGGTTGAGCCGGGGCTTTACGTTGCACCGGACAACACCGACGTGGACGAAAAATGGCGTGGCATCGGCATCCGTATCGAAGATGATGTGGTGGTTACGAAAGAAGGCTGCCGGGTACTGACCGATACTGTTCCCAAAACCATCCCCGAGATCGAAGCGCTGATGGCCGACTGA
- a CDS encoding TIGR02449 family protein: MEQSELQALADKLDRLIEHCRKLERDNAMLRELQDDWNRERAQLMHKNDLAKNKIEAMIGRLRALEHH; this comes from the coding sequence ATGGAACAGTCCGAACTACAGGCATTGGCGGACAAACTCGACAGGCTGATCGAACACTGTCGCAAACTTGAACGTGACAACGCGATGCTGCGTGAGCTGCAGGACGACTGGAACCGCGAGCGAGCGCAGCTTATGCACAAAAATGATCTTGCCAAAAACAAGATCGAAGCCATGATAGGCCGCCTCCGGGCACTGGAGCACCACTGA